Proteins from a single region of Anser cygnoides isolate HZ-2024a breed goose chromosome 18, Taihu_goose_T2T_genome, whole genome shotgun sequence:
- the C1QBP gene encoding complement component 1 Q subcomponent-binding protein, mitochondrial, with translation MLLARALRAAAAAIPAPRPLLPPPPPRRHLVSALPARAPPPGPALQPPARSLWQLGGGGGRAALLRPRRGSAGGVSCGCGGLHTEGDKAFAQFLADEIKEEKKIQKHKALPKVSGGWELEVHGTEAKLLRKVAGERITVTFNINNSIPPSVDEETQEDQKPDEQEPDITSTPNFVVEVVKDDTKQTLVLDCHYPEDEVGHEGEEESDIFTIREVSFQPTGEADWKDTNYTLNTDSLDWALYDHLMDFLADRGVDNTFADELIELSTALEHQEYIKFLEDLKSFVKCQ, from the exons atGCTGCTCGCACGGGCCctgcgcgccgccgccgccgccatccccGCTCCTcggccgctgctgccgccgccgccgccccgccgccacctCGTGTCCGCCCTCCcggcccgcgcccccccgcccggccccgcgctgcagcccccggcccgctccctctggcagctggggggcggcgggggccgggccgcgctgcTCCGCCCgcggcggggctcggccggCGGCGTCTCCTGCGGCTGCGGCGGCCTCCACACGGAGG GGGACAAAGCCTTCGCGCAGTTCCTGGCGGATGAGAtcaaggaggagaagaagatCCAGAAGCACAAGGCGCTGCCCAAGGTGTCcgggggctgggagctggaggtgcACGGCACGGAGGCCAAGCTGCTCCGGAAGGTGGCCGGCGAGAG GATAACGGTTACATTCAACATCAACAACAGCATTCCACCCTCGGTTGATGAAGAAACGCAAGAAGATCAGAAACCCGATGAGCAGGAG ccTGATATTACATCAACTCCGAACTTTGTTGTGGAAGTAGTTAAAGATGACACAAAACAGACCCTTGTTCTTGACTGCCATTATCCCGAAGATGAG GTTGGGCacgagggagaggaggaaagcgACATCTTCACAATCAGGGAGGTCAGCTTTCAGCCCACTGGAGAAGCAGATTGGAAGGACACCAATTACACCCTCAATACAGATTCCCTTGACTGG GCTCTGTACGATCACTTAATGGATTTCCTGGCTGATCGAGGAGTGGACAACACATTTGCTGATGAGTTAATTGAGCTCAGCACTGCGCTGGAGCACCAGGAGTACATTAAATTCCTGGAAGACCTTAAAAGCTTTGTCAAATGTCAGTAA
- the DERL2 gene encoding derlin-2, giving the protein MAYQTFRQEYLQVPPVTRAYTTACVLTTAAVQLELITPFQLYFNPELIFKHFQVWRLITNYLFFGPVGFNFLFNMIFLYRYCRMLEEGSFRGRTADFVFMFLFGGLLMTLFGLFVNLVFLGQAFTIMLVYVWSRRNPYVRMNFFGLLIFQAPFLPWVLMGFSLLLGNSIIVDLLGIAVGHIYFFLEDVFPNQPGGGRLLRTPSVLKAIFDTPEDDPNYNPLPEERPGGFAWGEGQRLGG; this is encoded by the exons ATGGCGTACCAGACGTTCCGGCAGGAGTACCTGCAGGTGCCGCCCGTGACGCGGGCCTACACCACGGCCTGCGTGCTCACCACCGCCGCCGTG CAGCTCGAGCTGATCACGCCCTTCCAGCTGTATTTCAACCCCGAGCTCATATTTAAGCACTTTCAG GTATGGAGGTTAATCACAAACTACTTATTCTTTGGACCAGttggctttaattttttatttaacatgatCTTTTT ATACCGTTACTGCCGAATGCTTGAAGAAGGCTCTTTCCGAGGTCGGACGGCAGATTTTGTATTTATGTTCCTTTTTGGAGGACTTTTAATGACT CTTTTTGGCCTGTTTGTAAACCTGGTTTTCTTGGGTCAGGCGTTCACGATAATGCTGGTGTATGTGTGGAGCCGGAGGAATCCCTACGTCCGCATGAACTTCTTTGGTCTTCTTATTTTTCAAGCCCCATTTCTACCGTGGGTATTGATGGGCTTTTCACTGCTTTTGGGGAACTCCATCATCGTGGATCTTCTGG GCATTGCAGTTgggcatatatattttttcttagagGATGTCTTTCCCAATCAGCCTGGTGGAGGAAGGCTTCTGAGAACACCATCTGTCCT gaAAGCAATATTTGATACGCCAGAAGATGATCCTAATTACAATCCCTTGCCAGAAGAACGGCCAGGAGGATTTGCGTGGGGAGAAGGTCAACGCCTTGGAGGCTAA
- the DHX33 gene encoding ATP-dependent RNA helicase DHX33 isoform X2: protein MLLREAIGDPLLRKYSVVILDEAHERTIHTDVLFGVVKAAQKKRKELGKLPLKVVVMSATMDVDQFSQYFNGAPVLYLEGRQHPIQVFYTKQPQSDYLQAALVSVFQIHQEAPSSQDILVFLTGQEEIEAMTKTCRDISKHLPDGCPQMMVMPLYASLPYSQQLRVFQAAPKGCRKVILSTNIAETSITISGIKYVVDTGMVKAKKYNPEIGLEVLAVQRVSKAQAWQRTGRAGREDSGICYRLYTEDEFEKFDKMTVPEIQRCNLASVMLQLLALRIPNVLTFDFMSKPSPDAIQAAIEQLDLLGAVERKEDQLVLTPVGKKMAAFPLEPKFSKTILLAPKFHCTEEILTIISLLSVDSVLYNPPARREEVQSVRKKFISSEGDHLTLLNVYRAFRNVSGNKEWCKENFVNSRNMLLVSDVRAQLRDICVKLSIPMESSRGDTANIRRCLAHSLFMNAAELQPDGTYSTVDSHQLVAIHPSSVLFHCKPACVVYNGLLHTNKCYMRDLCVVDADWLYDAAPDYFRRRLRTAKN from the exons ATGCTGCTGCGCGAGGCCATCGGGGATCCTCTGCTGCGCAAGTACAGCGTCGTCATCCTGGATGAGGCCCACGAGAGGACGATCCATACTGATGTGCTCTTCGGAGTGGTGAAAGCCGCCCAAAAGAAACGAAAGGAATTGGGCAAACTGCCACTAAAA GTGGTCGTCATGTCGGCTACGATGGATGTTGACCAGTTCTCCCAGTACTTCAACGGAGCTCCCGTTCTCTATTTAGAGGGCAGGCAACATCCCATTCAGGTCTTCTACACCAAACAGCCTCAGAGCGATTACCTCCAAGCAGCACTGGTGTCAGTCTTCCAGATCCACCAG GAAGCACCCTCTTCTCAGGACATCCTCGTGTTCCTGACTGGTCAGGAAGAGATTGAAGCGATGACCAAAACCTGTCGAGACATTTCCAAGCACCTCCCTGATGGCTGCCCGCAGATGATGGTGATGCCTCTTTATGCTTCTCTGCCTTACTCTCAACAACTCCGAGTCTTTCAGGCTGCCCCCAAG GGCTGCCGCAAAGTGATCCTCTCCACCAACATTGCAGAGACCTCCATCACCATTTCGGGAATAAAATATGTTGTGGACACAGGCATGGTGAAAGCAAAGAAGTACAACCCTG AAATTGGTCTGGAAGTGTTGGCAGTCCAGCGGGTGTCAAAGGCCCAGGCCTGGCAGCGAACAGGGAGAGCAGGGCGGGAGGACAGCGGGATCTGTTACCGGCTCTACACAGAGGACGAGTTTGAGAAGTTTGACAAAATGACAGTACCCGAGATACAGAG GTGTAACCTGGCCAGCGTGATGCTTCAGCTCCTGGCTTTGAGAATTCCCAATGTACTCACCTTTGACTTTATGTCCAAACCATCTCCTG ATGCTATTCAAGCAGCAATCGAGCAGCTGGacctgctgggggctgtggaGCGAAAGGAAGATCAGCTTGTCCTAACTCCTGTGGGAAAGAAGATGGCTGCCTTCCCGCTGGAACCAAAGTTCTCAAAA ACCATCCTCCTGGCCCCGAAGTTCCACTGCACAGAAGAGATTCTGACCATCATATCGCTGTTGTCAGTGGACAGCGTCCTTTACAACCCCCCAGCCCGGCGGGAAGAAGTGCAGTCTGTCAGGAAGAAATTCATCTCCAGTGAGGGCGATCATCTTACCCTGCTCAACGTGTACAGGGCCTTCAGAAACGTCAGTGGCAACAAG gaaTGGTGCAAAGAGAACTTTGTGAACAGCAGGAACATGTTGCTTGTGTCAGACGTCAGAGCTCAGCTCAGGGACATTTGTGTAAAG CTCTCGATCCCAATGGAGTCCTCCCGCGGGGACACTGCAAACATCCGCCGCTGCCTGGCTCACAGCCTCTTCATGAACGCCGCCGAGCTGCAGCCGGACGGCACGTACAGCACCGTGGACTCTCACCAGCTGGTGGCCATCCACCCCTCCTCTGTGCTCTTTCACTGCAAGCCAGCCTGCGTGGTGTACAACGGGCTGCTTCACACCAACAAGTGCTACATGCGGGACCTGTGCGTGGTGGACGCAGACTGGCTGTACGATGCGGCGCCCGACTACTTCCGCAGGAGGCTGAGAACGGCCAAGAACTGA
- the MIS12 gene encoding protein MIS12 homolog, producing the protein MSVSPMAYETQFFGFTPQTCMLRIYLAFQDYLLEMMAVVESVVLKKLDASPGGRVSRLDVRKSTEKFLRFMKDHFDQLFGKMEEVLLQLVLSIPPNVLLPEDKVHQQYPYSEEQFQALQDEISRLREQCRAEAAAGQALRAELEEQKAVQAELERILQWFDGLENTCREHGTSNFRESFAFLTQNSKKLQDVLKDVKEKSKKLKRGDE; encoded by the coding sequence aTGTCGGTCAGCCCCATGGCCTACGAGACGCAGTTCTTCGGGTTCACGCCGCAGACGTGCATGCTGCGCATCTACCTGGCCTTCCAGGACTACCTGTTGGAGATGATGGCGGTGGTGGAGAGCGtcgtgctgaagaagctggACGCCTCGCCGGGCGGCAGGGTGAGCCGCCTGGACGTCAGGAAGAGCACGGAGAAGTTCCTGCGCTTCATGAAGGATCACTTCGACCAGCTCTTCGGGAAGATGGAggaagtgctgctgcagctggtgctcaGCATCCCCCCGAACGTGCTGCTCCCCGAGGACAAGGTCCACCAGCAGTACCCCTACAGCGAGGAGCAGTTCCAGGCGCTCCAGGACGAGATATCTCGCCTGCGGGAGCAGTGCAGGGCCGAGGCGGCTGCCGGGCAGGCGCTGCGAGCCgagctggaggagcagaaggCCGTCCAGGCCGAGCTGGAGAGGATCCTGCAGTGGTTCGACGGGCTGGAGAACACCTGCAGGGAGCACGGGACCAGCAACTTCAGGGAAAGCTTCGCGTTCTTGACGCAGAACTCGAAGAAATTGCAAGACGTGCTGAAAGACgtcaaagagaaaagcaaaaaactaAAGAGAGGAGATGAGTGA
- the RPAIN gene encoding RPA-interacting protein isoform X2, with product MEEPLRGHRALYKALGLAVPPWKETYRRRCAERLRSGRAKLLERYRRAGAGAGHGGGTGPGALLVPEVMELEWRSLQAAQRGDAAQMLEDPHELAVLDEIQQELILQEQLVIEEYEQSLQFDEECLNAMLDGLDASNKIICPVCRKNTLTVSCHSVFCQCGLYILTRGMTEQKLRALLENTLTEHSYRCFHNPEFTVTGGMEEETSLLMTCPVCDSWTVLL from the exons ATGGAGGAGCCGCTGCGCGGGCACCGCGCGCTGTACAAGGCGCTGGGCCTGGCCGTGCCGCCGTGGAAGGAGACGTACCGCAGG CGCTGCGCCGAGAGGCTGAGGAGCGGCCGCGCCAAGCTGCTGGAGCGGTAccggcgggccggggccggggccgggcatGGGGGCGGCACGGGGCCGGGAGCGCTGCTGGTGCCGGAGGTGATGGAGCTGGAGTGGcgcagcctgcaggcagcacagcgAGGCGACGCGGCGCAG ATGCTAGAGGACCCCCATGAGCTAGCTGTGCTGGATGAAATCCAACAGGAGTTGATCTTGCAAG AACAACTGGTTATAGAAGAGTACGAGCAAAGCCTGCAGTTTGATGAAGAATGTCTCAATGCAATGCTTGATGGCTTGGATGCCAGCAACAAGATCATCTGCCCGGTGTGCAGAAA GAACACCCTGACTGTGAGTTGTCACTCAGTTTTCTGCCAGTGTGGCTTGTACATCCTTACACGG GGTATGACAGAACAGAAGCTTCGGGCACTTCTAGAAAACACTTTAACAGAACACAGCTACAGGTGCTTTCACAACCCAGAGTTCACAGTTACCggtgggatggaggaggaaACAAGTCTCCTCATGACCTGTCCG GTCTGTGACTCCTGGACAGTTCTCCTGTAG
- the DHX33 gene encoding ATP-dependent RNA helicase DHX33 isoform X1, with amino-acid sequence MLPAAPAPPGPGPGLPPARRPPPPRRALPICRARAALLGQLRGLDSAVLIGETGSGKTTQIPQYLYEAGIGRQGVIAVTQPRRVAAISLATRVSDEKRTELGKLVGYTVRFDDLTSDETRIKFLTDGMLLREAIGDPLLRKYSVVILDEAHERTIHTDVLFGVVKAAQKKRKELGKLPLKVVVMSATMDVDQFSQYFNGAPVLYLEGRQHPIQVFYTKQPQSDYLQAALVSVFQIHQEAPSSQDILVFLTGQEEIEAMTKTCRDISKHLPDGCPQMMVMPLYASLPYSQQLRVFQAAPKGCRKVILSTNIAETSITISGIKYVVDTGMVKAKKYNPEIGLEVLAVQRVSKAQAWQRTGRAGREDSGICYRLYTEDEFEKFDKMTVPEIQRCNLASVMLQLLALRIPNVLTFDFMSKPSPDAIQAAIEQLDLLGAVERKEDQLVLTPVGKKMAAFPLEPKFSKTILLAPKFHCTEEILTIISLLSVDSVLYNPPARREEVQSVRKKFISSEGDHLTLLNVYRAFRNVSGNKEWCKENFVNSRNMLLVSDVRAQLRDICVKLSIPMESSRGDTANIRRCLAHSLFMNAAELQPDGTYSTVDSHQLVAIHPSSVLFHCKPACVVYNGLLHTNKCYMRDLCVVDADWLYDAAPDYFRRRLRTAKN; translated from the exons atgctgcccgccgcccccgccccccccgggcccgggcccggcctgcccccggcccgccgcccgccgccgccccgccgcgcgcTGCCCATCTGCAGGGCCCGGGCCGCGCTGCTCGGCCAGCTGCGGGGCCTCGACAGCGCCGTGCTCATCG GAGAAACGGGCTCAGGGAAGACCACTCAGATCCCTCAGTACCTCTACGAAGCAGGAATCGGCCGCCAAGGCGTCATCGCGGTGACGCAGCCTCGCAGAGTAGCAGCCATCTCCTTGGCCACCCGAGTCTCGGATGAGAAGAGGACAGAGCTGGGGAAGCTG GTGGGCTACACTGTGCGCTTCGATGACCTTACGTCTGATGAGACGAGAATCAAGTTCTTAACGGACGGGATGCTGCTGCGCGAGGCCATCGGGGATCCTCTGCTGCGCAAGTACAGCGTCGTCATCCTGGATGAGGCCCACGAGAGGACGATCCATACTGATGTGCTCTTCGGAGTGGTGAAAGCCGCCCAAAAGAAACGAAAGGAATTGGGCAAACTGCCACTAAAA GTGGTCGTCATGTCGGCTACGATGGATGTTGACCAGTTCTCCCAGTACTTCAACGGAGCTCCCGTTCTCTATTTAGAGGGCAGGCAACATCCCATTCAGGTCTTCTACACCAAACAGCCTCAGAGCGATTACCTCCAAGCAGCACTGGTGTCAGTCTTCCAGATCCACCAG GAAGCACCCTCTTCTCAGGACATCCTCGTGTTCCTGACTGGTCAGGAAGAGATTGAAGCGATGACCAAAACCTGTCGAGACATTTCCAAGCACCTCCCTGATGGCTGCCCGCAGATGATGGTGATGCCTCTTTATGCTTCTCTGCCTTACTCTCAACAACTCCGAGTCTTTCAGGCTGCCCCCAAG GGCTGCCGCAAAGTGATCCTCTCCACCAACATTGCAGAGACCTCCATCACCATTTCGGGAATAAAATATGTTGTGGACACAGGCATGGTGAAAGCAAAGAAGTACAACCCTG AAATTGGTCTGGAAGTGTTGGCAGTCCAGCGGGTGTCAAAGGCCCAGGCCTGGCAGCGAACAGGGAGAGCAGGGCGGGAGGACAGCGGGATCTGTTACCGGCTCTACACAGAGGACGAGTTTGAGAAGTTTGACAAAATGACAGTACCCGAGATACAGAG GTGTAACCTGGCCAGCGTGATGCTTCAGCTCCTGGCTTTGAGAATTCCCAATGTACTCACCTTTGACTTTATGTCCAAACCATCTCCTG ATGCTATTCAAGCAGCAATCGAGCAGCTGGacctgctgggggctgtggaGCGAAAGGAAGATCAGCTTGTCCTAACTCCTGTGGGAAAGAAGATGGCTGCCTTCCCGCTGGAACCAAAGTTCTCAAAA ACCATCCTCCTGGCCCCGAAGTTCCACTGCACAGAAGAGATTCTGACCATCATATCGCTGTTGTCAGTGGACAGCGTCCTTTACAACCCCCCAGCCCGGCGGGAAGAAGTGCAGTCTGTCAGGAAGAAATTCATCTCCAGTGAGGGCGATCATCTTACCCTGCTCAACGTGTACAGGGCCTTCAGAAACGTCAGTGGCAACAAG gaaTGGTGCAAAGAGAACTTTGTGAACAGCAGGAACATGTTGCTTGTGTCAGACGTCAGAGCTCAGCTCAGGGACATTTGTGTAAAG CTCTCGATCCCAATGGAGTCCTCCCGCGGGGACACTGCAAACATCCGCCGCTGCCTGGCTCACAGCCTCTTCATGAACGCCGCCGAGCTGCAGCCGGACGGCACGTACAGCACCGTGGACTCTCACCAGCTGGTGGCCATCCACCCCTCCTCTGTGCTCTTTCACTGCAAGCCAGCCTGCGTGGTGTACAACGGGCTGCTTCACACCAACAAGTGCTACATGCGGGACCTGTGCGTGGTGGACGCAGACTGGCTGTACGATGCGGCGCCCGACTACTTCCGCAGGAGGCTGAGAACGGCCAAGAACTGA
- the RPAIN gene encoding RPA-interacting protein isoform X1 yields MEEPLRGHRALYKALGLAVPPWKETYRRRCAERLRSGRAKLLERYRRAGAGAGHGGGTGPGALLVPEVMELEWRSLQAAQRGDAAQVEVMGECSRYGRTADCCAFQMLEDPHELAVLDEIQQELILQEQLVIEEYEQSLQFDEECLNAMLDGLDASNKIICPVCRKNTLTVSCHSVFCQCGLYILTRGMTEQKLRALLENTLTEHSYRCFHNPEFTVTGGMEEETSLLMTCPVCDSWTVLL; encoded by the exons ATGGAGGAGCCGCTGCGCGGGCACCGCGCGCTGTACAAGGCGCTGGGCCTGGCCGTGCCGCCGTGGAAGGAGACGTACCGCAGG CGCTGCGCCGAGAGGCTGAGGAGCGGCCGCGCCAAGCTGCTGGAGCGGTAccggcgggccggggccggggccgggcatGGGGGCGGCACGGGGCCGGGAGCGCTGCTGGTGCCGGAGGTGATGGAGCTGGAGTGGcgcagcctgcaggcagcacagcgAGGCGACGCGGCGCAG GTGGAGGTTATGGGAGAATGTAGCCGCTATGGGAGAACTGCTGACTGCTGTGCCTTTCAGATGCTAGAGGACCCCCATGAGCTAGCTGTGCTGGATGAAATCCAACAGGAGTTGATCTTGCAAG AACAACTGGTTATAGAAGAGTACGAGCAAAGCCTGCAGTTTGATGAAGAATGTCTCAATGCAATGCTTGATGGCTTGGATGCCAGCAACAAGATCATCTGCCCGGTGTGCAGAAA GAACACCCTGACTGTGAGTTGTCACTCAGTTTTCTGCCAGTGTGGCTTGTACATCCTTACACGG GGTATGACAGAACAGAAGCTTCGGGCACTTCTAGAAAACACTTTAACAGAACACAGCTACAGGTGCTTTCACAACCCAGAGTTCACAGTTACCggtgggatggaggaggaaACAAGTCTCCTCATGACCTGTCCG GTCTGTGACTCCTGGACAGTTCTCCTGTAG